aTACCTTGCTCCACGATGTCAAGCCGGTCCCTGACATCCGCTACTGCCACCTCCATCCTGGTCACCGTGTTGTCGAGGGTGCTCACCTCCCTGTGAGACTGATCCCATTCCTCgatcttggccaatatcttggccatggccctctcgatcccatcgagacgagactccatagatgagcttgagtccttcgacctcttgctctttcttgtctcctggacctccatggtgatctcacttggatccgccatcctaacttggttggctctgataccaactgttacggacttagaatttcttcactcgacccgtgcggccttaggaggctttctctcccacaaaacTCCTAAGTaagtcttctaaaggactcaagacaatagagaacaaactagagagagaagatagagagagatgctctagagaacttgtttctcttattgcttggtgatttatacaaatgagagcccctctatttatagggaactcttggtacaaagaatggttgggattgtgacacttgtcatcaatccaagggtaaagaagtTTCTAGATtgctactctagaattgtctacaatgccctttctagaacactactctaaattGTCTATAACACCCCTTCTAGAACactccacacaattccacaagaatacaaaggactaggaggcttctagaagggTAGGAAATTCTCTAGAATTTCTAGGTGGTGACAGTtcgctctcgctctctctctctctctcacgagTCTCTGAACTCCGCGAGTAAAGATGCTCTCCATATCCACGATTGCCAACGCCACGAGGTTCGTGAACGCGCTGAGCTCTTACCCACCATCTCCTTGTACTCTTCCTCGCTCTTCAATGTCTCCCCAGACAATCTCTTTCCCTGCCTTCTCAACCGTAACCCACCCCACCAGGTCTCCCTAGTCTCTTTCACTCTTGTAATGTACGGTTGCGCCTCTTCTATCAATTATCGTCTTCATTTTCGAGACATGCATACGTATTTGTGTCACATCCATGTGCGTGTCTTACTGCAGAAACTTCCAGGTCAAAATGTCATCCGATTCGCTCCCTCCACCCGAAAACCGCATCGTTGTGCGTTCCTCTCTCTCATAGATATAATGTTTGTctaattatatatctaatttAAAGTGGAGGTTTATGCGAGCAGGTGGGATGTGGAACGGTTACGGTGGATTACTTGGCGGCAGTGGCTGCGTATCCTAAGCCCGACGATAAGATCAGAACCACAAGCTTGAAggttctttcttttcgtttttctttgagaaattaaaaatcTGAGATGGAAGTTGATGGGGTCAATGCTTATCAACTATTAACTGCATAAATAAAGCCGTTATTATGCGCGGCAACCGATTCTGAATTGTTTAAATACAGATCATTCTATCAATGTCTATCTTTAGGGAATATTACAATTAATTCCCAAACGACCACCACTTTCAAAAGCATGTAAACTCTAACTACTACATTTgccatttttttaattggcaccgAGTGTTCAGAACTaagtcccaactaatcccgGTGGAGCAGAGGCCCTCAGCTAGGAGTTCAAGACTTCAAGTGAAAATTCCTCCAGTTTGATGGCTCCTAGAAATTCTTTGCACCTCAGGGTTCGAACCTTTGACTTGTAGGGAATATACCGCCAAGATCAAGATTCTTACCACttaagccaacccctaggggtttacTAAAGTTGTCATTTAACCTTAGTTTGCAAAATAAGTTGCAATTTGCATCTCATTAAGATATGACTGGCGGAGAAAAATAGGTGTTGTGGTATAATCTTTGCGGTCGGGTCTTAATGAAGGATATATATTGCAACTAATGTTTTTGAATTAGGAGCCAACAACTATGATATTTTATCATCATTTATACAATCATTtacttattgaaaaaaaaaaaaaacaactataATAGTTTATAGGTCATATTACAAAATGAGTGCAGTTTGAAAGTCATATTGCAAAGGAATGATAGTTTGAGGAGTTAAAGTATAATTTCTCctttatattaatattcttaTCTATGCATATATTTGTACACACATATGGACTGCTATAACACCCACTTATTGTATTTTCTCGGACTATATTTTTGTGGACAATATTATAAGAGAATTTATATGTTTGTTAAGACCAAATCAACGATGCCGAGATATTGTGAAATACTTGCCtttcaaatgcttaaaacactagtttgagtcaaattaattatatgagTTATAGACCTCATAGCTCATTTGAGCTCAATGTTAAATGATTAGTTTCAGTCCTGAGAATCCTGAATACCAAAAACAATTTTGTTTCACTGCATTGGTTGTCCACCCAGGTACATATACCCACTTATTTTTTGCTGCTGTATGATTAATAATGTTAACATAGCAAAAGATAGCTGGTAAGGCAGTATTGAAGTTGTTGTAACTATGTTTGGATGATTGGTTTGTTAGGTTCAAGGGGGTGGAAATGCCGGGAATGCATTAACCTGTGTAGCTCGTTTGGGCTTGAAACCGAGGTTAATTTCAAAGGTTTCATTCTTATcccttttaatttcttttgtttcagCATTAGTACCACCTTTTCGAGTTGTCCATCTGCCAAGGTTTCAGGTTTTTCTGactaaatattctttttattatatatattttaatttttttacatgctTGTAGTTTAAAATCACTAGGTTGCAGATGATGCTCAAGGCAAGGGTATATTGGGCGAGCTAGAAGCTGATGGTGTGGATACTTCTCCTTTCGCGGTTAGCTTCAGATGATATATCTATTGGTATTCTTGACAAAATATGACTAAATCTATTGGTGTTCTTTTTTTGTGGTTGTCAACAATGTATACTCAATTGGTGATCGTACTCAATAGATTTTCCTTTTAGTGACTTTAGatattcaaattaattgatCCATTGTGTTGATTACTTTATTACAAGAGGCTTGCTTTTATATTTCTTGAAGTGTTGTAATATGAATACCATTGTTTTTGTCTCTGGGTATCACAATTATAGTTAACATCCATCAGTTTTCAGTATTATGACTGGGATTTTAATGCCGTTCTTTTGCAATTTGGCAATGACAAGTAACACTGAACTGCTATGTGATCTTGCATAGTTGCTTAATCCGCTTTTGACTCATTGTGCCTTGTCTGCAGGTTTCTGAGGGGGGTAATTCACCGTTTTCCTATATCATTGTTGACAACCAAATGTGAGGGcgtttgcctctctctctctctctctctccctctctctctccaccccccccccccccccttctctctgaGGGACCTCTGTtaacaaaatgaaaatttgcTTGCTTCAAGATTAAAAATGGCATGTTCTTGGAAACTATAAAATTATGGATAAAAGAATTCTATTAACTATTTTACAAGGCTGAGGGATTGACCTGAAGCAGCTTTCTTGTTTACAACATGATCTTTGGGGGTTTATCTGTTATTGTAAAACTCTATTGATTTTTGCCAATATTCCAAACAAAGTTTACCTATAGTTCTGAAATAAAGGTTTTGAAAATGCCATCTGGacaagttttattcataaatgTTATGGATGTACTAGATTTTAGATATGTTCACTTGAACCCCTCTCTGTTTCTTGCCTTTTGGTGTCTTCAAGCATCCCCATTTGGGAACAAAAATCTTTGACCTTCCAGGGTCCTTGATGTGTTTGTACATTCATagattccttttgtttttttttttttttttttcttggctgCTGAAACCATATGTCatgattttagaaattttttcttGTATACATAAAACTAGTGAACAATACCGAGGTcgttttggagtttttattgCCAGTTGATTAATTGTAAGTTAAGTTTTCAGGAAAACTCGTACTTCTATCCACACCCCAGGATATCCTCCAATGATACCAGATGACCTTTCCCGAGCAAGTTTATTGTCTGCATTAGATGGTGCGAGCATTGTCTATTTTGATGGAAGAGTGCATGAAACTGCTTCAATTGTTGCACAAGAGGTAACATTCATTCCAGATATCCTACCATAAGATCTGATGACCTCTGGTACTTCACTCCTAGTCTTCATTTGTTTGACGTAGATAGAATTATGAAAGCTTGTCCTCATGATAAGTTACAAAGTGAAACAAGGAAATAATATGCTGCCATCCTATGATAAAGGGATAGAAGATGTAATCCTAAAACTTCTACATTGTCTTCTCAAAATCCTTGAGGCTTTGATCGTTCCCctccctccaaatgcaccacgtTATGCAAATTGGGTCATTTTACCAAAAATTTTTCTATGTTGGCCACCAAACTGACCCTTTCCGACACTTGAGAAGATCCACAACCCATCAAGTCGTCACCCAGTCCAATCCGAAAAGGTTAAAAGCAACTTGCCATAAGGTAGTAGCCACTTCACAATTGGAGAACAAGTGATCCACTTCTccattcttcttacacataTGGTGCTGgtttattatgttttgagaGCTGCTTGAGATACAAATGGATCCCACAAAGGTATCACACACATTGATGTAGCAAACTAATAGTGTACCAcgtgccccccccccccctttttttttccatctccCTCTTTCTCCCCCTCTCCGTGCTCTCCCCTCCTCTCCTTCCCTCCACCGGCCACCAACAGAGACCATGCGGCAGAGCAGGGCATGTCGGTGCTGTGGATCAAGGACGGGGAGCTTGCTACAACGGATCGCGGTGGTGCGGCAACATTATCGCCGATCTGAGCAACtaagcaagagagagagagagagagagagagagagagagagagagagagagagagagagagagagagaggcggcAGATCTGGCCAGGACGGGCTGTGGAGCGTGCAACAGCAGAACCGCCTAGCCATGGCAGAGATGGTCCTATCCTCGACCGTTTGGCGTAGCAGTGCCCAGTCGCACCGAGGAGCAGCAAGGGTGCCGGCGGCTACCATGTGGACCGTCAGCATTTTCTGTTCCCAGAGCAATGCCCCTGAGCATGGTGCACGGCGGGGCAACGGTGCCGGCATTGGAGATAGGGCAcggggggagggagagagaaaaaaaattggggggagagaaaagaagatggaaaaaaatagaagaatccGTGTCACACTTCCAATGTACCACCTCAATGTGTGGGATCCCTTTATGAGATCCCTTTGTGTCTAAAGTGTTTTCCTTATGTTTTAGCTTGTGGCTacatagattttcatttttaaaacgCTAAGTTCAGAAGTTGGTTTATTCACTTTGTTCAtagtaaataatataaaatttttgttattgatCATTCTCCCCTTTAAGGAAGATTGCAAACTCATCATGCGAAGTGGTTAAAATCAAGATACCTGCTAAAAGGAGTTATATATGGTTAGAAAATTATAAAGCTAGCTAGTTTAGGGGAATTGGTGTGAAACGTGATTCCACATGGCTCTATAgagtatatatttaatactCAAACCTGAAAGCAGTTCCagcttttgttgttgtttctctttctctcttgtaGGCTTAGCATCAAGTTATGCTGTTTACTTCTCTTTGCATGTTCAATTTATCACTTAGGTGTTATTGAGATTAGTAAACTTCTCTGTAATTTCACACACActctcctttatttttctttttcttgcttcCATCTTggacaaaaataagaaaaattaatattaactaTTGGGAAATAATTGCTAATTGGGTTTTTCCCATAGGCAGTTCGCAAGAGGATACCCATTTTAATTGATGCAGAAAGGGTAAGAGAAGGGTTGGATGATCTCCTGAAATTAGCTGATTATGCCATATGCTCAGCAAAATTTCCACAGGCAAGTTGACTATTCTTCATAAATTTGTATGGTTTGTAGGCTATGATTGTTGAGGCTACTCATCAGCAAATTATTAGGTTTGCACAGATGTTGATTTGTACTAACATTGCATCTATGGATCATTAACTATTTTCTTGAGTTAGAGTATCCGCTCACTTTTGAGGTATCCATTTAAGGAAAAGAGAGATCCAATACATATTTATGGCCATATACTTATATTCTATATAGAAATCACTAGTAATGaatctgtttttcttttcttttcttttctttttttaattttttttttaattttttaaattgcaCTTTATTCATCTTTCCAGAACTTCTTGTACTATCtgtatattttatatcatcTATCTGTGACTCTGCAAATGTTTTGTGCAAGGTTTCGTGTTGATGCGATTGTTATGCTGATTATATTTGATTGCAttcaaatatggaaaaatatttttgctcCACGTTTCAGTTTTTGAGTTTGTAAGATCATTGGGCCCGTAAGGTTGTACTGGTTACTTTTAAAAGCACAATATATCTAAGATCTCTGCTCTACTATCcttggtgattttttttttttttttgatgagtaGTATCCTTGGTGATTTTTAAGGGCAAACATTGACTTCTTGGGTGTGACAGGCATGGACAGAGGCACCATCTGTTCCAAGTGCTCTTGTTTCCATTCTATTGAGATTGCCAAATATCAAATTTGTGATTGTGACCTTGGGTGAAGATGGATGCATAATGCTTGAGAGAAGTGTTGATGGCAAGTACACAATCATCTATTTCTCAGTGTTGATGATGAAAATGATATGCAAACTGTAGTTTCAGTTGCTGTCTTGGAATTGCAAAACTTTCTTTGTTTGATTCgctttaaatatatacatgTTTTTATTGTACCCCCGTTTTCTGGCAGAGGGTCCCGAGACAGAAGAAATTAGTGTAGACATCTTATTAGAATCATTAAAGCAGCAAAAAGACAAAACCACAGCTATCCCAACATGCATATCATCGGTAATATTCTTCCCGATGAACTTCATGACCTTTAATTTACAGGGCTGGTTATTTTCTACTTTCTATGGTTTAGCTGTAATCTATTGTGGGAGAAAAGACAAGTTGAGTGGCATGAAGTTCACCTAATTTCTGTCAGTTTTGAGATAAGTTTGGCTTGACTTAAAAATGCCTATGCCAGGTAATATGGACCCAGGGAATTCACCAGCCCTTGCTTGTGGTCCACCCAGCCAAAgggaaatcttaatttttttcattgaacCGTTTTCTGGCAAAGGGTCCAGTAGGAAACAGTTATCCCACACTGGTGCTTGAAAGCATGAGACTTTTACCATTGTAACAGTCAATAGCCCCTAAAATCATTATGGTCTAATTTGGCCTAATTGCATCTTTAGATATTTAACTTAACCAAAGAATTGACtctaaattaaaacctaaaTAAACAAGCACGTGTTTTAAGGAACTGAGCATGGCATAGTTAAATACGTGAAGTTCTTATTTAGCTTTTTTGGAAATTCTGACATTATTGACATATAGTTGTTTATTAATCGGGTAGAATCCCAGCCAGATTAAATTTAAGAGTTGATAAAGATttactcttcttttttctttcaattgccCAGTCAGTGACAAGATTGAGAGCGAATGGGATAGGTACAGTATGTGGGAGGTTATTTCTGGGAACGGCCGAGAAGATTCCGCCATCAGAACTTATAGATACAACTGGTGCTGGGGATGCATTTATTGGAGCTGTTGTTTATGGTGTGTGAAACTTTCACCCAATATCTATTTTTCTGAGGGCTCAGTCTCTGTATGCATATGCTTGTGTTTGTGCCTGTCATTTCTTTTCAATAATGCTTCACGGATCATTTGTTTGTGTAGGTTAAATCATTTTACATTCAATGCCAAGTGGCCAACAATTCAATTTGCAATGTTAAAGTTgctattgtttcttttttttcttaaccaaTTTATGACCTCGTGTTTGAGAATAAACTACACTACCACATGCTGCTCATAGAAGGTGACGTCAGTTTGATTTAGTTCATGGTCATGTGAGGCTAGGAGCaggactcagttgattattatGTTTATAAATGTTGAATCAGTTGTACATACAAATGTCCATTCTTCTTCAATGAGACAAGTTGTCTGTCTCCCAGATTTTTTAACGTTCACATCGATTTTGTTTTTCTGCCAATCCAGGCCTTGCGTCACCCAATTCAAATAACTGGTCCTGATTTCTGAATGGATATAATTAAAGTTGATGCCTCAGCAAAATCTATGTTTTCCATCGTCCTCTCTTAACAACTATATGCCTCTTGTTTTATAGCAACCTTGTCAGAGCATCTCATTAACTAAGATTGTTTATCCCCGCATGGCATAAAAGTCAATCACCTTTCAAAATTGCTTGCCATTGTATCCACTACTTGCAAAGCTTCATGGCAGCTGTCTctctgtatattttttttaattgacggAAGCATTGATGAGTTTCATAATTCTTCAATTTTCTTGTAGCCTTATGCGC
This is a stretch of genomic DNA from Carya illinoinensis cultivar Pawnee chromosome 3, C.illinoinensisPawnee_v1, whole genome shotgun sequence. It encodes these proteins:
- the LOC122305416 gene encoding ketohexokinase-like isoform X2, whose protein sequence is MLSISTIANATRFVNALSSYPPSPCTLPRSSMSPQTISFPAFSTVTHPTRNFQVKMSSDSLPPPENRIVVGCGTVTVDYLAAVAAYPKPDDKIRTTSLKVQGGGNAGNALTCVARLGLKPRLISKVADDAQGKGILGELEADGVDTSPFAVSEGGNSPFSYIIVDNQMKTRTSIHTPGYPPMIPDDLSRASLLSALDGASIVYFDGRVHETASIVAQEAVRKRIPILIDAERVREGLDDLLKLADYAICSAKFPQAWTEAPSVPSALVSILLRLPNIKFVIVTLGEDGCIMLERSVDEGPETEEISVDILLESLKQQKDKTTAIPTCISSSVTRLRANGIGTVCGRLFLGTAEKIPPSELIDTTGAGDAFIGAVVYALCANMPPETMLPFASRVAAANCRALGARTGLPHRSDPRLASFLHQSSQVVVTS
- the LOC122305416 gene encoding uncharacterized protein LOC122305416 isoform X3 — encoded protein: MRSHDSHACVRSRSLSLSHESLNSASKDALHIHDCQRHEVRERAELLPTISLYSSSLFNVSPDNLFPCLLNRNPPHQVSLVSFTLVINFQVKMSSDSLPPPENRIVVGCGTVTVDYLAAVAAYPKPDDKIRTTSLKVQGGGNAGNALTCVARLGLKPRLISKVADDAQGKGILGELEADGVDTSPFAVSEGGNSPFSYIIVDNQMKTRTSIHTPGYPPMIPDDLSRASLLSALDGASIVYFDGRVHETASIVAQEAVRKRIPILIDAERVREGLDDLLKLADYAICSAKFPQAWTEAPSVPSALVSILLRLPNIKFVIVTLGEDGCIMLERSVDVSDKIESEWDRYSMWEVISGNGREDSAIRTYRYNWCWGCIYWSCCLCLMRQHATRNNVAICISGGSSKL
- the LOC122305416 gene encoding ketohexokinase-like isoform X1, producing MRSHDSHACVRSRSLSLSHESLNSASKDALHIHDCQRHEVRERAELLPTISLYSSSLFNVSPDNLFPCLLNRNPPHQVSLVSFTLVINFQVKMSSDSLPPPENRIVVGCGTVTVDYLAAVAAYPKPDDKIRTTSLKVQGGGNAGNALTCVARLGLKPRLISKVADDAQGKGILGELEADGVDTSPFAVSEGGNSPFSYIIVDNQMKTRTSIHTPGYPPMIPDDLSRASLLSALDGASIVYFDGRVHETASIVAQEAVRKRIPILIDAERVREGLDDLLKLADYAICSAKFPQAWTEAPSVPSALVSILLRLPNIKFVIVTLGEDGCIMLERSVDEGPETEEISVDILLESLKQQKDKTTAIPTCISSSVTRLRANGIGTVCGRLFLGTAEKIPPSELIDTTGAGDAFIGAVVYALCANMPPETMLPFASRVAAANCRALGARTGLPHRSDPRLASFLHQSSQVVVTS